The Symbiobacterium terraclitae genomic interval TGCCAGCACCGTGTACCGCGGGCCGGCCGGCATCAGGTCGCTGCGCATCAGGACCAGCCGCTCCACCGGCCACGACCCGTAGGAGACCGCCGGCGCCGCCAGGCACTCCTGCAGTGAGCGGGGGAGCACCGCCCCCCGGCGCACCCGCCCGAGGGTCAGGTGGGGAAGGAACGGCCGCGCCTCCCGGGCGAAGCCGCACGCCGCCAGTTCGTTTTCCACCTTCCGGGCCAGGGCCACCAGCCGGTCACGCCCCTCGCCCGTCCCCGCCCACAGCACGGACGGGCGGGAAGGGCTGGGAAAGGCGCCGAGCCCCGCCACCTCCAGCCGGAAGGGGCGGGTGGCTGCCGCCGCGCGGCGCAGGGCGCCCGCAGCCACCTCGACGTCGGCGGGCCCGATCTCCCCGAAGAACCGCAGGGTGAAGTGGAACTGGTGCGAGGGCACCCACTTGACCTGATCTGCGTCGCGGCCCAGGGCCTGCCGCAGCCGCCCCTGCGCCCCCTCCAGCGCCCGCCGTACGGCCGGCGCCGGCACCTCCACCGCGGCAAAACACCGGATCATCGCCATCCCCCACGGATACGGGGAACTCCCCGCCAGTTCTCTGGTTCTCTTCGCAGGTTCGACGCCCCGGGGCGTGATTCCTTCAGTCTGCGCACGAAAACCGGAACATCCGTTCGAAAACCCGCTTTGTGTGTGAATGGTATTCGACTGAACCTCTGCCACCAGCGCTTCGTGTACAGGTAGAGAAACACTCTTACGGGAGAGATCGCTGTATGGAAGCGCCGCGCAGCCCGATCGGGGTCAACCCTGCCGACCTGGAGGCGGAGCTGGCGGCCCGCAAGGCCGCCCACCGC includes:
- the thpR gene encoding RNA 2',3'-cyclic phosphodiesterase, whose protein sequence is MIRCFAAVEVPAPAVRRALEGAQGRLRQALGRDADQVKWVPSHQFHFTLRFFGEIGPADVEVAAGALRRAAAATRPFRLEVAGLGAFPSPSRPSVLWAGTGEGRDRLVALARKVENELAACGFAREARPFLPHLTLGRVRRGAVLPRSLQECLAAPAVSYGSWPVERLVLMRSDLMPAGPRYTVLAAAELMRGE